The DNA sequence TTGCGTTGCAGGTTGGGGAAGTCGCTAGGATTACATGTAAGCCAGAGTATGCCTATGGCAGTGCCGGTTCCCCACCTGAGATCCCCCCAGAGTAAAATCCTGTTCTTTTCTAGCCTGATATTTGTCTGATGAGCACAACTTATGCAGTTAATGTCACtgatcaatattaaaaaatgatggGGACTGTTTTGCTTTATGATGAGAGCATCTATTTGGGTTTCCTGCTGCAGTGCGACTCTTATTTTCGAGGTGGAGCTGGTCGCCTGCAAACCTCGCAAGGGTAGTCTAAGCAGCGCCTCCGATGAGAGGGCAAGGCTGGAGTAAGTCTATCGAATCCACACATTTATTAGTGAATATGCTTCAATTCAGCCACTGCCACATAAAGTCTCTGAGATATAATGTGTGTTTGTTTAGTGAGCTGAAGAAGCAACGGGAAGCAGCCGCTGCAGTAAAGgaggaagagaagaagaaaagggaGGAAGCGAAAGCTGCCGCAGCTGCTAGGGTTCAAGCCAAACTCGACGCCAAGAAAGGCAAAGGGAAAGGCAAAGGCAAGTAAAAGAAGATATTGTGTGGAGATGGTTGTAATAAAGCTCAAGTAGCTGCACTATATAGACTACCCTCTTCATAATTTCTTCCACAATGGTGAAAACAAGTTTATCTCTATAAATACTGCTTCTATGAACATTTTTGCCAAGTTTGTACGtgtcaaaaaaattactactattaaataaggcaatattttaatatatagcAAATTCAATGTTTACAGCACTACATCTAAATTGCTATTTATCAGCCCTAATCAACTTATGCACCATGAAGGAGAGTGACTCAACTTCACAGTAGGTAATACATAATgcatatactataaatatacatatactgGTGGTATGTATAAATCAGTTATAACAAATATGATATGTTTGTAGCTTAGACCATGTCCGAAGCATCGATTTCTCCTTGAGCGATCTCCGACCATTGTGACCCAGCTCTATACTTGCAGACAGGGCACGTCCCTTGCTGCCTCAGCCATGGATCTATGCAGTTGACATGGAACTGCAAGGAAACACATAAGATCGAATAAGAGACAGAATAATACTAGCGTGTAAATGTATCGAACGTATAAAGGCAAAGGCGCGGAACAGAAACCTGATGCAAGCATGGCAAGCTGCGAATGAGCTCTCCGGCAGTGACTTGCTCCAAGCAAACACTACAAGTCAGATCATCATCAGAGGTCTTTAATCCCACTTGTGGATTTGGAAGATCTTGCTTCTTCTGCAAATAGCATTAAACATTAGTGAGGCTAGCAATATATGGTGAAATCATTACATGTAACTGATATGAAGCATTTGTGTCTAAATTCAAGCATAACCACCAAGATAGATCAAATATACACGAACCAATGCAAGGTGCTTCAGAAAATTGGTTATAGTTtcagttttttgtttttcaagaGACTgtagaaattgataaagtacCTCAACTGAGGCTGAAGAAGAACCCTGCTGCGCCGATGAGTTCACACTGTAAGCAAAGAATACGAAGATCCATTTAGAGAGAATCTTGACAAGATACGAGATACCAGTCAAAAAGTAATGCAGAAAATCTCCAAAATTGTCTCTTTTTTCTGTTTATAGCCAACGGAACACACATGCCAAAGTGAAACTAAACAAGTTGCCATGTATGCATGAGACTGTAACAGGTCAGAAAGTAACAGCATGCCATGTATGCATGAGAAAGATGCCATCATGTACACAAGAAgtaaaattatgaactttCAGAGACTAGATGTCATAATAGCTggtttttaaatatgaatccTAAATGCTCCACATCTAAACATAACATAACTCCGACTGTGACAGAATCTTTCCATTTTGATTTGTTGGtgagtaatttaattaagcatGCCAAATAAGGATAGAGCAGTGAGAGACCATTTTCAAGGACAATATGGAATGAAATACCAGTTGGAGCTACTCTTATTATGCATAATGTACAAATTCAGAGAGCTTTACACCAATACTCACCCCTGTGGGCCGGAAACCTTATACTTGTGGACAGGAAGAGCATTGATCTCTTCGTCAGTCATAGAAGCGGTAGGGACATTGTCAGAATCAAGTGCTCGCAAAGTTTCATAATCTGCAGAGCACCAAATGCCACATGAAATTCCATGCATAGAATCCTCAATTTATGCTTACCCTACTGGGTTGGAATCAATACAGtaaataacatttaaaaaaaaaaacagatattATGCCAAATTTGAGAATAATGTATGCATACCTAGGTCGTCAAATTCCCTGTCGAGCAGTGCTAGCTGGAGTCTGAGACCTTGCAACCTTCCCCTGGTAGCAAGAGCTATAGATGGTGGCATATGGAGTCTTAATTCTGTGTGGCCAAGAAGACCGCTAGCTGCGACAGCATGCGCTTGTGCCTGGGCTTGAAGTTGCTGACATGTTGCATACATCCTTAAAGTGGTTGCCATCAGAAACACCCCAAGCACCAGCCAGAGCTTTCCAATACATCGAAAATTAGAGGTCAATCATATAAACGAATTTCACAACTGACAGAACTCTATGAAAACTTTTCAACATCCAAATAATACAAACCAGAAAATTGGGAGACATTTGGTGCGAGTTCAGAATCATAAACAACAAAAGCACTGTTAAAAACACATTCCAGTTAGTAAACTGACtataagagagaaatataGAACTAAAGGACCATCAAATAATGTTACCTGTGACAAGAAAAGCTAAGGAGTTGGTATTGACTGGTCGAGTACCATGAACACGCTGATCACCAGCAATAAGATCACATATgttaagagagatgagaataATCACAAGAATAGATATTAGCAAAAGGTTAGAGATTCACCACTGCACGCCGTTCAGGAATAAGTCCCGGAAACCCAGTTTCTATATCTCCTCTACTACCTCTGAAAACAAAACTCATGGTTTCGAAAAAGTTCAACACTGAATGAACTATTTACAGATGCACCTGGAACTGCTGCCAATAGATTATATACAGTGAGAAACAATCCCAAATAGGAAAAGATAGTTGGTCTAACAGAACTAAATTCTAAAGATGGTTCTGATTTTAACTTTTGATTCAACATTTAGTTCCCTCCCATTCAATACCAACTGAAAGAAATACATAATCTAAATCTCTCATATCTTTAAGAATGCCTAGATTTTCAAAATCCATGGTGTAATATGAACCACAACTTTTTGAAGATCAGAAGTGATCGATCCATCATATTGGGTAAGTGTGCATTCTCATTATATGATTCCACATCAGATTATCAATTGGTGATACTTATAGTGCAGGGAAAAAAAAGGCAGTTCCGctgaaaaagggaaaattccAAATCTTGccatttttgacaaaattttggTGTTGAATGAAGGAAAACTCAATGCAATTCCCTACATTCGTGAAAACCCCAAAATTCGATAGAAAGCACTCCACTTACCTATTCAAAAAAGCATATCTTCAACAAATCGGTTCAGATCAAAATTCGAACAGGAAAACCGAAAGCATTCACACAAAGAGCTAACATAGATTAATATCTGAGACAAATTTTCGAAAATGCAAATCGGAGAATACATGTGAGCAGGCATATccttcaccaaaaaaaaaagctttgATTATGAAAAAGGTAAGAGCGAAATCTCACTTACAGTGATTGTTGTGTGGTTGGATCAGAGCGCAAACAATCtatcaaacaaaattgattTGGTTGAAGTAATAATTGGTTAATCTCAGCTGAGTCGAGCGAGTTAAACGAAAAGAGAGGAGCGAGTGGACTCGGGCGTTGGAGCTCTTTGAATATCGAcgcataaaatgataaaataaaaaagaaaataaaagccCAACGCTGAACTAAAATCAGaaattttttactactatcATTTAATGTTCTTGTCACTTTCAATTTTCGAATATCACTTTTTATCTTTATGaatttcactttttcttctatcttgtttttacttttaatcGGTTGGTTTGacttcttatattttatttatgtttgacgattttatagtactactattttaagattattgcAGTCGTTACATTATCCAGAAAAAACTTGctaaaaatgattttcaaaTGGCTTTTGTTTTGGGTGGATATtttaagtagtagtactactcaCTCTGTCCAAAGAAaaatgacccctttcttggatggcacgggattttatgcaactttattttgtgtggtaAGTGGACAGAGTAAAGTAATTAgagagatagaataaagtagagatacatggatttctattttaaacaatgagtcatcttgattggaacaaaccaaaaaggaaagcatcttcaatgggaaggagggagtagtatttttgaatttatgtttGTATTATCTTAAAAAATTGCTTCAATAggaaggagggagtagtatttttgaatttatgtttGTATTATCTTAAAAAATTGCAACCAAAATAGCTAGACAATCCAAATGGATCGGCTCAAACTCAAGTGGAGtgtcaataaaataaaattacaacatctatatgaaaattacaaatcacTATGTCTAAATAGctaaacaattaattttgtttctaaaAGAGGATCACTAATAGTTCCTCGTTTATCCTCGTAGACGCGATAACTCCAACCCTCGAGCTTCCTATAATTGGTTAACTTCTTGCAACTGCTGCCACTTGATCCTGCTAAAATTGGATCACACATCAACAAAAGCACTCCGAAAGAGAAACACAAAAGCTAACAAACACAAACGCAGCAGCACACAAAAGACTAACATACAAATACGAAGATCGTTTCTTGCATCAACAGCCGgaataaaatcacaacaaaactTACATAGGCAAGCAGCGCGAGGATTGATGAGCTCAACCTCGTTGGCAACGAGAAGAATTGGCGCAACCTCAACCAGAGATGAGGGCACCGGTACGCCTCATTGGTCATCATCGAGCCCCCCTAAACATAACCTGCAGTCTGCTTCCGCAGTATCTGCCTGTTGATTGTTTGAAATGGCGCATGCTGCCTTGACTTGTTGTGACGAGAATCATATCATCGTACTTGTCAACGAGACACCTAAGAAAAAACGAATAACTAATCTCTTATCAACACCACCTATGATCCATATTAAACAGCCAATTGATACCTCAAAACTCATGATTGCTTAATGATCATACCTTTCTGCTGCGAGCATTTCAAATGCACCGAGATCATGAGGTGCTGCTCTAACTTGTCGTAAGCAAATCACATCCTCATTGTGTTACCCAGCCACCTGAAACGAATTTAATAACTATTAGTATCTTGTTAACATATTCTTGGATTTACAAGATGATGTTAAGTTATGGAAGCTGACCTTTTCTTTTGTCATCTTCGTAGACATATCAGAAACGAGTGCATAGTTATTACTCTTGTAGCATGCAGTCATGAACGCTGCAAGCGTCACACGATCCACACTCTTGGTTGCATCTaacaatttatcaaaaaactGGGCCGCAGCGTCTACTTTCTGCTCACTACAAAGCTTCCTGACTAATGTTCTAACAGTGCGAACCCACAGTTTTCGTTCTAATCTGTCTAACAAAGCCATTGCTGTCGAAGATTCACCCTTTTTGCACAGCTCATAAGCTATTGTCACTCGAGTAACTTCACATGGCGAAAAACCTTTGTCAACCATTTCACGAAAAAGTGTTCTAGCCTCATTCAGCATGGATTCTTTGCAAAGGCCACCTATCAGAGCACCATAAGTAAAACTATCGGGCGCACAGCCATGTTCACTCATCTCATTGAAGACTTTCATTGCCATTTCAACGTTTCCATCTCGACAATACCCAGAAACAATACATGTATACGTATGTGTGGTTGGGTTGAGTCCCACTTTCGCAGCATCACTGAGAATTCTTTCACATTCTCCCATTTTCCTTTGCCTTGAAAGTAACGAGATCAACGATGTGTAAGTATGCATATCAACACCGATCCCCTTTTTGAACATCACATTAAAAATCGCGAAAGCTCGTCTAACATCATCATCCTGCTTGCAGCTAGCAGATATCAGAATGGTGTATGTAAATTTATCAGCACAAACCTCATTCCGATAGCAAACTTTTAGCAAGTTATACGCTTCCATAATCCTTCCTTTCTTACAGAGGCAGTTCATAACAGCATTGTACGTGCAAGCATTAGGAGCCAAGCCATCTTTCTCCATCGCGTCCATCAATTCATATGCTCTGTCGAACTCCCCAGCCTTAGCATGGCCGTCAATAAGGGTAGTGTAGGTATTCACATTCGGAGACAGTCCTTGttccttcatcttctccagCAACATCTCCGCGCGTTGCAGCTTCTCCTCCTTGCAGTATCCATCAATCATGGCAGTATACGTGTACACGTTGGGCTTGTAATTGTCGCTCCTAACAAGTTTCAAGAAAAGCCTAAATGCCTTATCCGTCCAACCTTTCTTGCAAAGGCCATCGATCAATGATGTATGAGTATACACATTCGGCTTCAACCCTCTCCTCGCCATCTCCTCCAGCAGTTCGAACGCTTGTTTAACACTTCCCCTGCTGCTCAACCCGTTaatcaaacaagaaaaatggacCACATTCGGCTTCAGCCCGATCTCAACCATCTTGTTGAACACCCACAACGCTCGGTTCACACGACCATTTGCACATAGCATATTGAGAATCAAACTACAAGTAGCCTTATCCACAAGAAAGCCTCTGCTCAACATCTCACTCAACCATCTCTCAGCATCCGAAACCCTCCCAGCTCGACAACAAGCAACAACCATCGACTCGAAACTATAAGAATCCGGAATGACACCTCTCTCACACATTTCATCGAACACATTCTGCGCAATCTCAAAATAGCCCATCCCGTTCACCACGCTCAACGCGCAATTCAGAGTGTGGGAGCTCAAAACCAATCCATGGCTACGCAGCTCGAGAACCATGTCGATTGATTCCTTCAACATTCCCACCTCCGCGAAATTCCACAGCATACAACGCAAAACCTCATGGGTCCGCTCaaagtttccatttttaatcaAGCAGCTTGCCGCAACAATGTAAAACCGCATACAATGCTTGAATTTCGCAAACCCGATTGCCCAATAGAAGAAACTCAGCGCCACCATCGATCCGGCCTCATCAGCCAATGAAGCGATTACAGTAATTGCCTGCTCCGCCGTCAAGGAATCAGCATCTATTGGTAAATTTAGTAGAGGGCGCGTTGAATCGAAATGAGTGGATTTTTTCTGCTGATTATAGTATGAATCGCAAACCCAAAAGCAGACTCGTTTAATAACGGTGTGCGGTGAGGCTGCCGGGTTGTGATCAGCTATGGCCTCGTGACAAATGGGTCTCACGGTAGAGAGAGGAACGATGCCATTGAGGAGTGTTGTGGGTGCTGCATTTCGGCGACAGATTTGACTCAGACGAATAAACACAGGGGAAACCATGAAATACGGCCGAATTTAACTCAGCTCAGAAGTTCACGACGGCAGCCACAGCGgtggcgacggcgacggcttTTTACTGTTTCGCCGGGAAATTTGAGAAAAggaattagagagagagagagagagatgtgaCATTATTGGGCCAAATTTGATGTTGGCTTTGTGTAATTTAGTGGGCCTTTTAATGGGCTTTTTTGCAATGCTAACTTTGTGTttagtgaattttttttgataataaaGACTAAAAATTACTCCAGTTGATTTgataaatactccttccgttccatagtaatatagttattttgctattttagtacattccataataatagagtcatttctctttttagtaaaagtcaacacatttttccacatctactttattctctcttcatctctcaacctttttcattttctactttattctccatttacttaactcatctaacactactatggaacggagggagtagtactcatctgtttcatagtaatggagtcattttgttattttagtacgttccatagtaatagagtcatttccctttatagtaaaagtcaacacattttccacacttattttactctcttttacttttttttttcttcatctctctacatttttcattttaatgttattctctctttacttaactcacctaacatatttttcctaattttcgtgctaaaaagaaacgtcttcattactatggaacggagggagtagtagtattccttttgaaagaagaaaaaattaattaatgcgataaaaaaaaacctattTAACTGTATTATTAGGATTTATTCGGTTTCCACTGTTTAAGATTAAtgattatgtttatttttatttttgttcgaTTACCCTCTGTATAATAAACTTATTGTATTTCTGGTTAACTTTACAATGTCGAGATTATATGGTGTTCACCATTATCCATCTCACCCTAGTCCATAGTCCACATGACTAATTAatcttaaataaaatctattttaatttgtcccatattatatactagtattatctCGTCTAAAATCGAATGTCACCTTAATAGACCAATGACAACAACTCCTATATGCAGGCGCTTACTAATATGCGGATCTTCCCCCTCGTCAGCTCCTTTCCCACGCCACTTCTCACTAGCGGTGTTCCCCTCCCTTCCTCTTTCGCCTCCTCCTTCCTCTTCTCACTAGCGGTGTTCCATCTCCCACTTTTGCACCACCGCCATCGCCGCATTGGAATCGGGCGCTCACGGGTGTGTTCCTCTAAATTGATACAACAACTACCACGGTCCACGAATGTGacacttaaatttttttataagaacTGATAGATACAATacagaaatattaaaatagttatataCGACAGTCAAAAAGTACTGTAACACTATTCGTGCCACATACTCCATTTCTTTTACTCCCAATGAACGCGCTCTCACGGAAGCGCAAATGAGCGGCGCAAATAATTAgatgaacaaaataataattaagtattGTGTTCATGTTCAATTTTAATCAAGTTTGGACCATTTATAGCAAATGACCCGTTTATAATACGACTTACATGTGTCTTAATCTCTgcactcatatttcattactccattaattaaCTAGCTAAGAAGTCAAGACATAGATTTCACTGACAGCTAAATATACATCCAATTTACTTAATAAACCAAAACTAATCAAAACTTTACAATTGACCCTAATCCGATTATTATAAACACAATAGTTTATCCTTTCATGATGGCTTGACCTATGAATCTAGGAGTAGACctaattaacataaaattacaaaaaataacttagaaggataaaattagaaagttcctAACCTCTCAATTATTACACCAacttcaattaaatataagagCAAATGATAATAAGTAGTTAGGCAGAGATTGtttaataaagaaacaaaacataatTGTCTGATTTGCTGCTTACAAAGACAtaaagtctcatttttcaaCACCTAATTTCCTTCTGTtcacatatttaaatttacaatgCAGTTTTCGAGAAATTgatgttttataaatattttttgtttgaatgcAGAACTGTAAACCACTCTGCAAAATGCAAATTCAACCATTGTTGTCTTTTTCTGTTGTTGGGCTGACAACCTTTATCTAATTTGGTTGTTCCTCAACTTGAAAAATACGTGTTGTATTTTTCCTTCTAATTATCCAATGTagattttgcaatttttatattggatttgtagtttaaattgaaaaatcaacccaaaaaaataaaatttggttaaaattaaaaagtcgACCACGATTGTTAAAATAGCTCTGGTTTACAAGTAAACAATTTTATGAAAACTCCAACAGAATATGAAAGTACAAATTAAATGCACATTCATTTGTGCTGAAAATTTTGTATGAAAACTATtactatcatatttaaaagCTTTCAATCAAAAGTTTTTTTCCCTAAACTTTTagcatatttaaaatatttccaactattaattttataaaaaactCTATCACTCAAAATACATTTTATTGTACCATACAAATTAGCTATTTTTCACTTGATTCCTCTACATGAATGCTTATGTTGCACGGGTGTGACGGCTGTCTTTGGATAAATTACAATATAAgaataaacattaaaattatgatctaCCCAACCTccttttttctgaattttcttcaataaGTATATGATTGGTTTCATTAGGTGACCGAAACTTAAATTACAATACGCACGCCCTTGACTCACATATATTCTCTTTCACCAAACATACAAACTACATTGAtattaaatttggtttttatAATGGTCACCAATCCTACGTGGCTAATTTCGCTTCAATTCTTCGAGATTAAGGTTCACGTCATCGAATGTCGATGTCAGGTTGTCGATAAATTTTCTATTCGTATCTGACATCGACAAAGCGACAAAGACCATCTTCATTATGTCCGACCCCACGAATTCTATTTATTAGATTTGTCTATATCTATTACTACAAGTAGGACACTTTATAAACTTCAAAGCCCCAACCATAGTCCCACTCCAACATCTTCTCATTCACATACACACGTACACACTTCCTCGAACATTTCAAACCTTAGATTATTCACACaatctcacacacacacaaagatgaatctcctcacaatatcaacacaaataatagtagcaatcatcttcttcatgcATTCAACCCAATCCCTCTCCTCCCAATCCCTCATCCTCCCCCTCAAAGCCAAGCTAATCCCCTCAAACAAGCTCTCCTTCCACCACAACATCTCCCTCACCGTCTCCCTCACCGTTGGCTCGCCGCCTCAGGCGGCGACCATGGTCCTCGACACTGGCAGCGAGCTCTCCTGGCTCCGCTGCCAGAAGACCCCCGCCGCCGCCCCCTCCTTCTCCCCCTCCCTCTCCTCCTCCTACCGCCCCACCCCTTGCTCCTCCTCCACCTGCACCACCCGCACCCGCGACTTCCCCATCCCGGCCTCCTGCGACGCCCGCCACCTCTGCCACGTGGCCGTCTCCTACGCCGACGCCTCCTCCGCCGAGGGCAACTTAGCCGCAGAGGTTTTCCACCTGGACCGGTCAAATTCATTTGATAACATCACATTCGGCTGCATGGACACCGGTTCATCTTCCAACCCGGAGGACTTAAAAACCACCGGTCTGGTCGGATTGAACCGGGGCGGTTTATCCTTCATAAGCCAGACCGGTTTTCGCAAATTTTCTTATTGCATATCCGGCAAAGACTCCAGCGGCGTGTTGCTCTTCGGCGATGCGGATTTCCCCTGGCTGTCGCCGCTGAACTACACGCCGCTAGTGGAAATGCCGGCGGCGACGCGGCTCCCGTACTTCGACCGGACTGCGTACACGGTCCGGTTAGAAGGGGTCCGGGTCGGGAACCGGTTGCTCCCGGTTCAGAAGACCATATACGAACCGGACCACACGGGAGCCGGTCAGACCATGGTCGACTCGGGCACCCAATTCACATTCCTACTCGGGCCGGTTTACGACGCCTTAAAAGCCGAATTCCTTCGACAGACGAAGGGGATTCTCCGACCACTGGACGAGCCAGAATTCGTGTTTCAGGGTGCGATGGACGCGTGCTTCAGGGGGAGGGCGGCGCCGGCGATGCTGCCGGCGGTGGCGCTGATGTTTAGAGGGGTGGAGATGAGCGTGAGAGGGGAGAAGCTGCTTTACCGGGTCGCAGGTATGACCCGGGGAAGTGATGGGGTTTATTGCTTGACGTTTGGGAATTCGGATCTTTTGGGGGTGGAGGCCTACATTGTAGGGCACCATCACCagcaaaatatgtggatggaATTCGACTTGTCCAAGTCCCGGGTCGGGCTCGCGGACTTTAGCTGCGATTTGGCCGCGCAAAAGTTGGGGTTGTAATTTACGGGCGGAcgccgattttttttttagtgtaattttttttaatcgaaGATGTATAGTGATTTCAGATTTCTCTCGAGATAGTGAAATTTTGCTCGATAAAAGTGCTCGTTAAGTATGAAAGATACTACTAGCACAGTGTTGCTTGGTGAGCTGACGAAAGTGTTTGCCAATATGGATAGGTGAATTGTGAATTGTGTTTTGTGACATGAgtatgaataataataattgtcgTTTTTTCACGTTGAAAGGTTTAGAAAAAGTTGGGATTGTGTCACCTTTATTAGGTTGAGTTAAATTggaattattgaaaaattttaatttgattcatGTAAGGTCAAACGGCGGCTTTATTGTAAAGTTGATTCATTTTGGTGAATTCAGCACCATGTTTTCTTAAACTTGGTCCCCTTTATATTTATTGGGTGTTATATTCGGCTTTATATATGCTTACAATAATAATGTTATGTTATTTacaatagtagtatataaaagtaattcatactacaaattaaacaataagaaaatcagcctataaaaaaagtaaatataagtatttaaaatcacaaaaaaaaaagccatGCATTGacacgaaa is a window from the Salvia hispanica cultivar TCC Black 2014 chromosome 1, UniMelb_Shisp_WGS_1.0, whole genome shotgun sequence genome containing:
- the LOC125206292 gene encoding pentatricopeptide repeat-containing protein At4g19890, with the translated sequence MVSPVFIRLSQICRRNAAPTTLLNGIVPLSTVRPICHEAIADHNPAASPHTVIKRVCFWVCDSYYNQQKKSTHFDSTRPLLNLPIDADSLTAEQAITVIASLADEAGSMVALSFFYWAIGFAKFKHCMRFYIVAASCLIKNGNFERTHEVLRCMLWNFAEVGMLKESIDMVLELRSHGLVLSSHTLNCALSVVNGMGYFEIAQNVFDEMCERGVIPDSYSFESMVVACCRAGRVSDAERWLSEMLSRGFLVDKATCSLILNMLCANGRVNRALWVFNKMVEIGLKPNVVHFSCLINGLSSRGSVKQAFELLEEMARRGLKPNVYTHTSLIDGLCKKGWTDKAFRLFLKLVRSDNYKPNVYTYTAMIDGYCKEEKLQRAEMLLEKMKEQGLSPNVNTYTTLIDGHAKAGEFDRAYELMDAMEKDGLAPNACTYNAVMNCLCKKGRIMEAYNLLKVCYRNEVCADKFTYTILISASCKQDDDVRRAFAIFNVMFKKGIGVDMHTYTSLISLLSRQRKMGECERILSDAAKVGLNPTTHTYTCIVSGYCRDGNVEMAMKVFNEMSEHGCAPDSFTYGALIGGLCKESMLNEARTLFREMVDKGFSPCEVTRVTIAYELCKKGESSTAMALLDRLERKLWVRTVRTLVRKLCSEQKVDAAAQFFDKLLDATKSVDRVTLAAFMTACYKSNNYALVSDMSTKMTKEKVAG
- the LOC125206341 gene encoding peptidyl-prolyl cis-trans isomerase FKBP20-1, translating into MGDTIDLTGDGGVLKTIVRQAKADALGPSESIPLVDVHYEGTLAETGEVFDTTHEDNTIFTFEVGSGSVIKAWDVVLKTMKVGEVARITCKPEYAYGSAGSPPEIPPDATLIFEVELVACKPRKGSLSSASDERARLDELKKQREAAAAVKEEEKKKREEAKAAAAARVQAKLDAKKGKGKGKGK
- the LOC125206326 gene encoding E3 ubiquitin-protein ligase SDIR1 — encoded protein: MSFVFRGSRGDIETGFPGLIPERRAVRVHGTRPVNTNSLAFLVTVLLLFMILNSHQMSPNFLLWLVLGVFLMATTLRMYATCQQLQAQAQAHAVAASGLLGHTELRLHMPPSIALATRGRLQGLRLQLALLDREFDDLDYETLRALDSDNVPTASMTDEEINALPVHKYKVSGPQGVNSSAQQGSSSASVEKKQDLPNPQVGLKTSDDDLTCSVCLEQVTAGELIRSLPCLHQFHVNCIDPWLRQQGTCPVCKYRAGSQWSEIAQGEIDASDMV
- the LOC125214439 gene encoding aspartic proteinase PCS1-like — translated: MNLLTISTQIIVAIIFFMHSTQSLSSQSLILPLKAKLIPSNKLSFHHNISLTVSLTVGSPPQAATMVLDTGSELSWLRCQKTPAAAPSFSPSLSSSYRPTPCSSSTCTTRTRDFPIPASCDARHLCHVAVSYADASSAEGNLAAEVFHLDRSNSFDNITFGCMDTGSSSNPEDLKTTGLVGLNRGGLSFISQTGFRKFSYCISGKDSSGVLLFGDADFPWLSPLNYTPLVEMPAATRLPYFDRTAYTVRLEGVRVGNRLLPVQKTIYEPDHTGAGQTMVDSGTQFTFLLGPVYDALKAEFLRQTKGILRPLDEPEFVFQGAMDACFRGRAAPAMLPAVALMFRGVEMSVRGEKLLYRVAGMTRGSDGVYCLTFGNSDLLGVEAYIVGHHHQQNMWMEFDLSKSRVGLADFSCDLAAQKLGL